The Acidobacteriota bacterium genomic interval CTTTTTCAAATTCTGATTTCATCGAAAAAGTGGCCGGAATAAATCGGAATGGGTGGCCACTTTCAATCAGAATCAGTGGCCGGTTTGAATCGGAATCGATGGCCACTTTGGATCGGAATATACACTAATTTAATTTGATTGAATTTTTTAACTGCATAATCCATCTTATCCTGGGTGTTAAGGATTAAATCTATAACTTCCCTTACTGCTCCTTTTCCTCCTGGAGATTCTGTAATAAAGTGAGATATCTCTTTTACTTTTTCATGGGAATCAGAAGGAGAGGCTGCAAATCCAGATTGTTTCATGGGTGGAATATCACCGATATCATCTCCTATATAACAGCAATTTTCTTTTTTTAAACTATATTTCTTCAATAATTTATTGAAAATCAATAACTTATTTGATATTCCCTGATAATATTCTTTTATCCCGATTGTTTCAATTCTTTTTCTGATGGACTCTGAATGTTTTCCTGTTATTACAGCAATTTCTATTCCAGCTAATCTTGCCATGACCATCCCTGTGCCATCTTTTACATTGAAGCCTTTAACTTCTTCGCCATTTGGGAGCACAAAAAGAGTTCCATCTGTAAGTGTTCCATCCACATCGATTATTAAAAGTCTGATTTTTGAGATTCTTTTTTTAAAATCCATTAAAACATCTCTGTTTTCCATAGATCATGGAGGTGAACAATTCCCTTAATTCCACCATCTGAATTCTTTATTAAAAGGGAGGTGATCTTTTTTTCTTCCATTAAATTTAAAGCTTTGGTCGCCATTTCTTCTTCATCAATTATTAGAGGATTCTCATGCATACATTCTTGAGCTGTCTTATCAAGAATATTTCCGTATTTTATTAAAAGCCTTCTTAAATCCCCATCTGTAATAATTCCAACAAGTTTATTGTTCAGATCTATAACTGATGTAACACCTAATTTTTTTTCAGTCATTATTTTTAAAACTTTTTCCATTGGATCTGTTACTTTCACGACAGGGACCTCATCTCCTACATGCATAAGATGTTTTACTTTTAAAAGGTTCTTTCCTATCTGACCTCGAGGATGATAGAAAAGAAATTCTTCCTCGGAGAATCCCTTCTTCTCCATTAAGGCTACTGCAAGGGCATCTCCCATAACAAGAGCAGCTGTAGTAGAAGTTGTAGGAACTAGTCCTATTGGACAGGCTTCTTTTTCGACACTAATGTTTAAAATAACATCACTATTTTTTGCAAGGGTGGAATTTGTATTACCAGTTATTGCTATCAATTTAGTTCCCATTCTTTTTATGAAATTTATCAAATTCAATATTTCTATAGTTTCGCCACTGTAAGATATTGCTATTATTATGTCATCAGAAAGAATTATTCCTAAGTCTCCATGAACTGCATCAGCAGGATGCATGAATATGGAAGGCGAGCCTGTTGATGTCATTGTTGCCGAAATTTTTCTTGCTATGATTCCAGATTTACCCATTCCAGTGACTATTATTCTTCCTTTAGATGAAAAAAGAAGCTCAACAGCTTTTGTAAAATTGCTGTCAAGATTTTCTTTAAGTTTCTGGATTGCGAGTGCTTCAATTTCTATAACTCTTTTACCTGTTTCAACCATTTTTATCCCCTTTTATTTATTAATTTATATAATTTCTTTAGTTCTCTTAATAAAGAATATAACTCATCCAATCTTAGAGAATTTGGTCCATCGGAAAGAGCTTTCTCTGGATTTTCATGAACTTCCAAGAAGACTCCATCAGCTCCAACTGCGATTCCTGCTTTTGCCATGTGGGGTGTAAATTTTGAATTCCCTCCTGAGGAAGTACCAGCAGCTCCAGGTAGTTGAACGGCATGAGTTGCATCGATAATAACAGGAAATCCAAATTCTTTCATAATGGGTATAGATTTAAAGTCAACCACTAAGTTGTTATATCCGAATGTAGTTCCCCTTTCTGTTATTAAAATAGAATGATTTCCCTGGGCAAGGGCTTTTTCTACGATATTTTTTACATTCCAAGGAGAGAGAAATTGCCCTTTCTTAAGGTTTATTGGCTTATTTGTCTTCGCTGCCTCAACAACGAGGTCTGTCTGTCTTGAGAGAAGCGCTGGAATTTGGATCACATCAAGAACCTCAGCTGCTAATTCAATTTGATTTGTTTCATGGACATCTGAGAGAACAGGGATCTCAAGTTCTTTTTTTATGTTTGATAGAATCTTCAATCCTTCTTTAATGCCAGGTCCTCTATAGGAATCTATGGAGAGCCTATTTGCTTTGTCGTAGGAAGATTTAAATATGAATGGAATGTTTAATTCATCAGTGATTCTTTTTAAATTTTTTGCCATAAAATAGGTATGTTTTTCGTTCTCAATTACACATGGTCCAGCTATTAAAAAAAAGCATTCTGATGGGATCTTGATTTTTTCTCCTATAAAAATTTCTGTCATTTTTTCTTATTTATCCTGTGATCATAACAGGCCTTTATAAAACTTTTAAATAGAGGGTGGGGATCTAAAGGCTTTGATTTAAACTCAGGATGAAACTGACACCCGATAAACCATGGATGATTTGATAATTCAATTATTTCAACCAGGTTCTTCTCAGGATATCTTCCAGTAATTTTCAATCCATTAGATGCCATAATTTTTTCCATTTCAGGATTAAATTCATATCTATGCCTGTGCCTTTCCCATATCTCATCCTTTTGATAAATTTTATAAGCTAAAGAATTTTTTTCGAGAACACATCTGTATTTTCCGAGCCTCATCGTTCCGCCCATATCTTCAATTCCTTTTAATTCTCTTAACTTAAGAAAAATTTTATATTCTGTATCAGGGTCAAATTCCTCACTGTTTGCATTCTTCAGATTGCATACATTTCGAGCAAATTCAATAGAGGCGCATTGCATTCCAAGGCAGATTCCAAAAAAAGGTGTTTTTGTTTCCCTTGCAAATCTTATTGCATTTATCATCCCTTCTATTCCTCTTTTCCCAAATCCTCCTGGGATTAATATTCCATCAGCATCTTTCAAGATCTCTTCTGTTTCTTCTGTTTCCATTCCTCCCTCAGAGGATGTCCATATAATATTTACCTTTAATCTAAATGGAATTCCTCCATGGATTAATGCCTCGTTCAAACTTTTATAAGAATCTGTTAATCCTGTATACTTTCCGATCAAATAAATATCTACTTCGTCAACAGGGTTTTTAATCTTTTCCACCATTTCAACCCATTTATTCAAATCATTACCTTTATCATCTAAATTTAACAGTTTTAAAATTATGCTATCGATGCCTTCCTGGGAAAATACAAGGGGAATCTCATAAACGGTATTTACATCTTTTGCAGTAATAACTGCTTCTTCTGGGACATTTGTAAAAAGGGCGATTTTACTCTTAATTTCTTTAGAAAGAAATCTATCTGTTCTGCATAATATAATATCTGGCTGAATACCAATTTCTCTTAATTCTTTCACACTATGCTGGGTTGGCTTTGTTTTTAGTTCTCCTGCGGCCGGGATGAAAGGAACAAGAGTAAGATGTATAAAAAGAGTATTTTCTTTTCCTAACTCCTGTCGTATTTGTCTTATTGCTTCTAAGAATGGAAGGCTTTCAATATCTCCTACAGTTCCTCCTATTTCTACAATAACTATATCAAAACTATCTGAAATTGAGTAAATCGCATTCTTAATTTCGTCAGTTACATGGGGAATTACTTGAATTGTTTTCCCCAAAAAATCTCCCTTTCTTTCTTTATTGATTATCGCATTATAAATTCTTCCTGCGGTCCAGTTGTTTTCTTTGGATGTTATTAAGGAAGTAAATCTTTCATAATGGCCCAGATCCAAATCGGTTTCAGCTCCATCATCAGTAACAAATACTTCTCCATGCTGGTAGGGACTTAAAGTGCCCGGGTCAACGTTTAAATAAGGATCAAATTTCTGAAGGGCAACTCGATAGCCTCTATTTTCCAGTAGCATTCCAATTGAAGCAGCTGCCACTCCTTTTCCCAGAGATGAAACAACCCCGCCTGTTATAAATATATATTTAGATGGCATTTTTAAGCTCCATTTCTATTTTTTCTATATCTTCAGGTGTATCAACTCCAATTGTATGGTACGGAGATTCTATAACTTTTATCTTATATCCATATTCAATTGCCCTTAGTTGCTCCAGGTTTTCGATTCTTTCCAGAGGAGAAGGGCTCAGCTTAACGAGATTTAACAGAATTTGTTTTTTGAATCCATAAACTCCAATGTGTTTGAAATAAATTCTGTTGTCTTGCCTGCAGTATGGAATTGGAGACCTTGAAAAGTAAATTGCAAAGCCTTTTAAATCTGTTATTACTTTTACCATATTAGGGCTCAAGTATGAATCATCGAGAATTTTTTCTTTTACTGTTACAATATCAATGGTGATATCCTGAAGTTCTTCCACCATTTTGTCGATGATTAAAGGAGATATTAATGGTTCATCTCCCTGTATGTTGACTATTAGTTCATCATCATATTTTTCTGAAACCTCTGCTATTCTTTCCGTGCCAGTGCTATGAGATGAAAAGGTTATCAAAGCATTTCCTCCATATTTCTCTACTTTTCTTTGTACTTCATAACTATCAGTTGCCACAATAACATCTCTTAGAAGCTTAGCCTTTTTTGCTCTTTCGTACACCCATATAATCATAGGTTTGTCTTTTATCATAGCTAAAGGTTTCCCCATAAACCTGGAAGATGCATATCGAGCAGGGATGATTCCAAGGGCTTTTTTCATTTTTTTGTATTCATGATACAATTTCCTTCGAAATAGGCACCTTCTTCTATTACAAGTATAGAGGTTTCTATTGTACCAAATATTCTTCCTTTGTTGTGAACTTCAACCCTATCTTTTGCAATAATTTTTCCCTTTACGAGTCCATTTATGTACACACTTCCTATGGATATATCTGCTTCAACCTCTCCGTTTTCTCCTATTAATAACGATGAATCTGAGGAAATTTTTCCCTTAAAAATTCCATCAATTCTGAAAGAACCAGTAAAATTTAATTCTCCATTAAATTCAGTTCCCTTATCAATAAAACCTACTAAGTTGCTCAATTCACTCTTTTTTTTGGACATTTTACATCCTTTCCCTCATTAATTTTAAAATTCTGTTTAATTCATTGTCGGAGAAAAATTTTATTGAAATATACCCTCCTTTTTTTGTCTTTTTTATCTTTACTTGAGTTCCAAAAAATTTTCTTAATTCTTCCTCGATATTGAGAATATCAGGGTCAATTTGTATACCTATCCTTGATTCTTTTTTCTTTTTCATCCTTTTTATTATTTTCTCAAGTTCTCTTACAGATAAATCTTTTTTTATTGTGATAGCACACAATATTTTTTGATCTTCTTCATTTTCAATTGAAAGGAGTGCTCTTGCATGGCCCATTGAAATTTTGTTCTCTGCCAAGGCATCTTTAATTTCCTTAGGAAGTTTGAGGAGCCTTAAATAATTTGCGATAGAGCTTCTGTCTTTTCCTATTTTTTCAGCTACTTCTTCCTGGGTTAAACCCATTCCTTCCACAAGATGATGATATGCAGTAGCAATTTCCAGAGGGTTTAAATCCTCTCTCTGGATATTTTCAATAAGAGAGAGTTCCAGCTGTTTTTCAGGTGGAATTTTTTTGATGATTGCTGGAATTCTTTTTATTCCTATTTTTTGTGCTGCTCTCCATCTTCTTTCTCCTGTAACTATTCTGAAATAGCTTTCGTCTGACACAACGATTATTGGCTGTAATACGCCTGTTTCCTTCATCGAGTTAGCTAATTCATCTAAAGAATCGTCTGAGAATTTAACTCTCGGCTGCAACTCATTCGGTTTAATTAAATCAATGTCAATTTCAGAATATCTTTCACCTCTTAACAGAGAAATATCCTCAGAAATAAGATCTCTTATCCCTCTTCCAAGAACCTTTCTACTCATTTTTTAATATCTCCTTTGCCAAATTCATGTAGGAAATGGCTCCTTTAGATTTTATATCATAGAGTATTATAGGAAGGCCAAAGCTTGGAGCCTCTCCTAATTTTACATTTCTTGGGATTACAGTGCTGAAAACCTTTTGTCTAAATAGTTCTCTTACTTCCTTCTCAATCTGATTGGATAGATTCGTTCGTTCATCATGCATTGTAAGAAGTATTCCCTCCAGCTCAAGCATTGGATTTAAGTACTTTCTAACCTCTTCAAATGTATCAAGGAGGTCAGAAAGGCCTTCAAGGGCATAATATTCGCATTGAAGGGGTATCAGAACAGAAGTTGCGGCAACTAAAGAATTAAGTGTAAGATAACCCAGAGATGGCGGGCAATCGATTAGTATATATTGATATTTATTTTCCAATGATGAGAGTGATAAACGAAGCTTTTTTTCTCTATCTTCCCAATGCAAAAACTCAATTTCTGCTGATGCAAGGGATTTTGTTGAGGGGCATAAATCTAAATATTTTAATTTTGTTTTGATAATCGAATCATGGATTAAGGCTTCTTGGGTTATTGTTTCAAAAATGCCAGGATTAATTTCATCTCTTTTGAACCCGAGTCCGCTTGTTGCATTACCCTGGGGATCCATGTCAACGATCAAAACTCTTATCTCTGCAGCAGATAAGGAAGCACCAAGGTTTATAACAGTAGTGGTTTTACCTACCCCTCCTTTTTGATTTGCTACAGCCAAAATTTTTTTCTTCATAATGTTCCACGTGAAACATTTTTTAAAATCAATAGAAATAGCCTGGCTTTTTTAGGTATTTGATATAATTCCCATTCAAAACTTTTCATTTTTTTTATATTTTTGAGTCTTTTAATTTCATTTTCGCCTGTTACAAATGCATATCCAATTTTAATCATTTCTAAATCATGCCTAACAAATTTTTCTTTATATTTTATTCCCATTGAGACTAAATAATCAAATTTTTGTTTTTTCATTTTAAAAATTTTTAATGAAGAATTGAAATCCAACCCTAAAACTTCAATATCCAAAAATGAAAATGCCTCTTTTAATTTTTTTAAAAATAAACTTTTTTTTTATCGGGTTCAATTTGGATTATTTCAGCTCTGTTATTAAGGATTTTTAAGGGAATACTTGGAAATCCAGCACCTGCTCCGACATCTACAAGAGAATTGTAAGGGGATATTTTTTCTCCCATGAACAGACTTATAGATAATAAATTTAAAAAATTAATATCAAAATTTTTTCTCGAAACTAAATTCATTTTTTCATTCCATTCTTTTAAAAAATGGAAAAAAAAATCGAATTGATCTACCTGGGCTGGATTAAGATATGCAAAGGAGTTTTTAATTATTTGCTTCATTTGCTTTTTGTTGTATTAGATGTATATAGATAGCTAATATTTTTAATGCAGCTGGCGTCATCCCTGGAATATTTGAAGCTTCTCCAAGAGTTAATGGCTTAAATTTTTTCAATTTCTCAACAATCTCTTTAGATAATCCAGAAACGTTATCAAAATTTAAACCATCGGGAATTTTTTTAGAATATTCTTTTAATAATTTTTTTATTTCTTTTTTCTCTTTTTCAATATACCCACTGTATTTTATTTCCGCTTCGATATACTTAATTTCTTCCTCTTTAAGATTCATTATCTCATTTTTATCAGGAATATATTTTAATATACATTTGAAATTTATTGAAGGGTTTTTTAAGTATTGTTCCAATGAAATTTTTTCTTTTTTTTCTTCAAGATAAATCTTTTCTTTTTTTAACATATCGATGATTTTTTTCAGTTTTTTTTTCCTCTCCAGAAACTTTTCAATAACATCTTTTTCGATAAGTCCATATTTTAATGAATATTTCATTAACCTTTCGTCAGCGTTATCAATCCTTAACATCAATCTATGTTCTGCTCTTGAAGTGAAAAGTCTGTATGGTTCATCAACTCCTCTTCTGATTAAATCATCGAGAAGGACTCCCATATATGCCTCATCTCTTCTTAAAATAAAAGGTTCTTTTTTCATTATTTTAAGGGATGTGTTTATTCCTGCCATAATACCCTGCGCTGCTGCTTCCTCATAGCCAGAAGTTCCATTTATTTGCCCTGCAAAGAAGAGATTTTCTATTTCTATTGTTTCGAGACTATGTTTTATCTGCTGGGGGTTTACAAAATCATATTCAATTCCATAGGCTGGTCTTACTATTTCTGCATTCTCAAGGCCTTCAATGTTCTTTAAAATTTCGGTCTGAACTTCTACAGGTAAACTGGAAGAGATTCCATTTACATAAATTTCATTCGTGTCCAATCCTTCTGGCTCCAAAAAAAATTGGTGTCTTTCTTTATGGGGAAATTTAACCACTTTATCCTCAATTGAGGGACAATATCTCGGCCCAATTCCGATGATTTTTCCACTGTATAAAGGAGATTTATCCAGATTTTTTCTGATGATTTCATGAACTTTTTTGTTTGTATACCCTATGTAACATTTAATTTCGTTGCGTAACTTTTTTTCTGTTCTAAAAGAAAATGGAGTTGGGTTTTCATCTCCCTCTTGAGGTTCAAATACATCCCAGTTAATGGTCCTTTTATTCAATCTCATAGGAGTCCCTGTTTTTAGCCTCCCAAGTTTAAAACCCAAGTTTTCAAGGGATCTTGAAAGCTGAATTGAAGGGGGTTCGTTCGCCCTTCCTGCAGGATAAGAATTTAACCCGATGTGGATCAGTCCATTTAAAAAGGTTCCCGGAGAAATTATCACACAATTTCCAGTGATTTCAATTCCTTCTCTTAATCTAACTCCAACAGCTTTTTTTCTGTGGATGAGGACATCAACAACTTCTCCCTGATAAATCTTTAAATTTTCGACTTTTTCCAGAAAGTTTTTCATCGATATCCTATATTTTACCTTATCGCATTGGGCTCGAGGAGCTTGAACTGCATATCCTCTGCTTTGGTTTAAAAGTCTAAATTGTATCCCGGTTTCATCAGCTAATGTACCCATGATCCCTCCAAGGGCATCGATTTCCCGAACTAAATGGCCCTTTGCCAAGCCTCCAATTGCTGGATTACAGGACATTTGTGCAATGGTGTCAAGGTTAAGAGTTATAAGAATTGTTCTCATTCCCATTTTTGATGAGATATGAACTGATTCGCAGCCACTATGTCCAGCACCAACAACGATTACATCAAAATCTCTAAAACCCATCATTTTCCAACACAGAAGTTTTGAAAGATATTGTTAATAATTTCCTCAACTTTAATTTCTCCTGTGAGCTTTCCAAGAGAATTCATCGCTCCTTTTAATTCCTCAATGATTATTTCTTCTCTATATCCATTTTCAAAAAAATCGAACCCTTTTTCAAGAAACTTTAACACCTCTTCCAAAACCTGCTTCTGTCTTAGATTGAGAATAAATTCGCTTTCTTTTATTTCTGAAACAAAGAAGTTATTAATTAAATTTTCAAGTTGATTAAGGTTTGCCCTTAATTTTGCTGAGATTTCTACAGAAGGTCTTCCGTCTAAAATTTTTATAATTTTTTCTGTTTCAAGTTTTCTGGGAAGATCCATTTTATTAAACACAATAATCATGTTTTTATTTTTCACTTTATCGATAATTTCATAATCTTTTTTAGAAACCCTTTTTGAGAGGTCAAAAATAAGGAGGATACCATCAGATTTTTTAATAATTTCTTCTCCTTTTTTTATGCTTTCAATATCAATAGCGTTGTTTGATTTTTCAATTCCTGCAGTGTCGATTAAAGAACATGGGATGTCATTTATAAGAATTGTTTCTCTTATATAATCTCGAGTGGTTCCAGGGAATTGGGTTACTATTGCCCTTTCTTCTTTTAGAAGAGAATTAAAAAGGGTGGATTTTCCAACATTTGGTTTTCCGGTTATAGAGAGAGAAAATCCCTCTTTTAAAAGCTTACCATACTCAAATGTTTCTAACATTTTACTTATATCTTCTATTAGCTGTTTTATCCAGAGACCATAAAGATCCCAATTTATTTCTAAGTTCTCGTCCGGAAATTCAATGCTCGCTTCTACAGAAGAAATTATATCTATTAATTTTTTTTTGATGGCTTCAATTTTTTTAGAAAGAAACCCTTCAGATTGAGTGAATGAAACAAGAGCCTGTTTTAGAGTGTTTGACATTATCAAATCATTTATAGCCTCTGCCTGGAGCAAGTCTATTTTACCGTTTAGAAAAGCTCTCTGAGTGAATTCTCCTGGTTCTGCCAGCCTCGCGCCTGATTTTATACCTAACAGTAACACATAATTTAGAATAGGAGGACTGCTAAAACAGCTGATTTCTACCACATCTTCACCAGTATAAGATCTGGGAGCTTTGAAATAGGTGACAAGGGCTTTATGGATTTTAATGTGTTTTTCAGGATCAATTATAAAGCCGGTAAAAATTTCTCTTGGCTTTAAATCATCCCACCCTTTTACAGGGATAAATATTTTTTTTATTATGCTTAAAGATGAGTTGCCGCTTACTCTAACTATCCCTATGCCGCCTCTTCCATATGGAGTAGATATGGCGATGATTGTATCATTATTTTTCATATTGAACAGGGCTTATTACAACCTTTTTAAGGAATCCCTTGCCAGTACTTGAACTAATAACTCCATGGATATTATTGATTGTAGTATGTACAATCTTTCTTTCCCATGGGTTTAAAGGGCCGATTGACTCGTCCTTTTTGGATTTTATTACATTTTCAGCAGTTTGTTTAGCAATCTCAATCAACTTATTTTCCCTTTTTTTTCTAAAACCCTGACAATCGAGTACTATTCTCTTTTGATAGTTAGAAAATGATTTATTCAACAAGTATTGAAGAGAATTTAGTAATTCTCCTTTGTGTTCTAATAAGAAATTTTTATCATTCCCGAATAGAATAATCTCTATTATTTCTTCTCTTGATTTAATTTTAAAATCAAGATCCAATAGAGTCTGCCTCAAGAGTTCAGATAGAAATTTTGATACTTCTTCTTCATCTTTTGAATATTTTATTCCAGCTAATATAACTATCTCTCTTTTTTTAAACTCCATAAATTTGGTTTTTTCTGCTATAACTTGAAATTCTATTCTTGATTTATCCTCTCTGAAATATCTTGAAGCTTCGTTCAATGCATCTTCAAGACTTCTTCCTCTGAATTCTTTTTTCTCCATGTTCCTTTTTATAAATAAATTTATTAATCAAATATTGCTGTCCTATTTGAAGAATATTTTGGGTAAGCCAGTAGAGAACAAGCCCACTTTGAAAATTTAGGAAGAAAATTGTCATAAATACAGGCATGAACATCATCAATTTTCTTTGAGCAGGGTCTCCTCCAGTTGGCGTCATTTTCTGAAGGATGAATTGAGTCGCTCCCATAAGTATTGGGGTTACGAAATAAGGGTCTTTTTTTGACAAATCTTTGATCCAGAATATAAAGGGTTGATGTCTCATTTCAATTGATTTTGAAAGGAGATTAAAAAATCCCCATAGAATTGGAATTTGAAGAATAAGGGGAAGACAGCCGCCTGCAGGGTTTATTCCTTCTGATTTGTAGAGTTTCATTATTTCCTCATTCATCTTTTTTCGTTGTTCTGGATCTGTTTTATATTTTCTATATTTTTCTCTTATCGCTTTCATTTTAGGCTGAATCTTTTGCATCTTTGCCATTGATATACTCGAAGACCATGTCAATGGGAACAGAATTACTTTAAGTATAAGAGTTAACAGAATTATGGAAAAACCATAATTAGGTATGAAAGAGTGGATAGACTTTAGAGCCTTTAATAGAATTTTTGCGATTATTCCAAAAAAGCCAAAATCTATTACTTTTTCCATCTGATTTCCCATCGAGCGAAGGAGGTCATAATCTTTGGGTCCAAAATAAATTGAATTTGGTTTAAATATCTTAAGATATTTTTCATTAGATTTATTTGAGTTTGGTGTTATTATGGAGATTGAAGATTGCTCGTTTACAATTGCGATTTCAGTAAAATAAGTTGAATCATATGCAGCCCATGTAAGATAGCCATCATATAGTTTTCCATCTTTGAGTTTCTTTGTATCAATTCTCTTTAAGTTGTTCAAATTGAGGAAAACTATGTATTCCCTGTGAGACTTTAGGTCTTCCTCTGGGGGATTTCCTATTCTTGGAGTAAGAATGATTGAATAATTCTTTTTCTCATTATTTATATATATTTCATTTTCTATGTCCATAGTGTAAATTCCGCCGGTAAAGCTGTATTTCTTTTTACCAGATATACTCTTCCCATCCGAGAAATAAAAGATCAAATCTTTTCTCTGGCCATTCTTTAAAGTGATATTTTCTTCTGAGGGACTGTAAAGGGAAGTGTTTAAAATCTTATCTATTTCAGAACTTCCAGTTTTTAAAGACAAAGGAAGTAGGTTATCATTATTTTTCTGGGAGATTAATTCAAGATTTGAACCTTTTTCATCCTTGTATTTTTTCATTTTAAGGCTTTTTAATACTCCACCTTTATTTAAGAATGTGGCAGAAAAAAGAGATGTTTCTACCTTTATCTCCTTTATATTTTTTTCTTCTACTACATTTTTTTCGATGAATTCACCAGTTTCTTTTTCTGTTTTAATTTTTTGAATTTCAGGTTGTTTTTTCTCTTTAATTTTTTCAATTAATTTGCTCTCTTTTAGCTTCTCAGGCTCAGGGGGCTTCAGAAAAAAACGCTGGTAAAGAAAAATGATTAAAAAAGATATTACTATAGCAAGAAGTAGCCTCTTTTCCATTTTTTATTTTAATAAATCTATGCCTCCTGGATGAAAGGGATGACATTTTAGAATTCTTTTCGTTCCTAAAAACACTCCTTTTAAGACTCCATATTTTTCAATCGCCTCATAGGTATAAGATGAACAGGAAGGATAGAATCTACAGTTATCTCCCAGAAAAGGAGATAAGAA includes:
- the mnmE gene encoding tRNA uridine-5-carboxymethylaminomethyl(34) synthesis GTPase MnmE → MKNNDTIIAISTPYGRGGIGIVRVSGNSSLSIIKKIFIPVKGWDDLKPREIFTGFIIDPEKHIKIHKALVTYFKAPRSYTGEDVVEISCFSSPPILNYVLLLGIKSGARLAEPGEFTQRAFLNGKIDLLQAEAINDLIMSNTLKQALVSFTQSEGFLSKKIEAIKKKLIDIISSVEASIEFPDENLEINWDLYGLWIKQLIEDISKMLETFEYGKLLKEGFSLSITGKPNVGKSTLFNSLLKEERAIVTQFPGTTRDYIRETILINDIPCSLIDTAGIEKSNNAIDIESIKKGEEIIKKSDGILLIFDLSKRVSKKDYEIIDKVKNKNMIIVFNKMDLPRKLETEKIIKILDGRPSVEISAKLRANLNQLENLINNFFVSEIKESEFILNLRQKQVLEEVLKFLEKGFDFFENGYREEIIIEELKGAMNSLGKLTGEIKVEEIINNIFQNFCVGK
- the mnmG gene encoding tRNA uridine-5-carboxymethylaminomethyl(34) synthesis enzyme MnmG, translating into MMGFRDFDVIVVGAGHSGCESVHISSKMGMRTILITLNLDTIAQMSCNPAIGGLAKGHLVREIDALGGIMGTLADETGIQFRLLNQSRGYAVQAPRAQCDKVKYRISMKNFLEKVENLKIYQGEVVDVLIHRKKAVGVRLREGIEITGNCVIISPGTFLNGLIHIGLNSYPAGRANEPPSIQLSRSLENLGFKLGRLKTGTPMRLNKRTINWDVFEPQEGDENPTPFSFRTEKKLRNEIKCYIGYTNKKVHEIIRKNLDKSPLYSGKIIGIGPRYCPSIEDKVVKFPHKERHQFFLEPEGLDTNEIYVNGISSSLPVEVQTEILKNIEGLENAEIVRPAYGIEYDFVNPQQIKHSLETIEIENLFFAGQINGTSGYEEAAAQGIMAGINTSLKIMKKEPFILRRDEAYMGVLLDDLIRRGVDEPYRLFTSRAEHRLMLRIDNADERLMKYSLKYGLIEKDVIEKFLERKKKLKKIIDMLKKEKIYLEEKKEKISLEQYLKNPSINFKCILKYIPDKNEIMNLKEEEIKYIEAEIKYSGYIEKEKKEIKKLLKEYSKKIPDGLNFDNVSGLSKEIVEKLKKFKPLTLGEASNIPGMTPAALKILAIYIHLIQQKANEANN
- a CDS encoding R3H domain-containing nucleic acid-binding protein; protein product: MEKKEFRGRSLEDALNEASRYFREDKSRIEFQVIAEKTKFMEFKKREIVILAGIKYSKDEEEVSKFLSELLRQTLLDLDFKIKSREEIIEIILFGNDKNFLLEHKGELLNSLQYLLNKSFSNYQKRIVLDCQGFRKKRENKLIEIAKQTAENVIKSKKDESIGPLNPWERKIVHTTINNIHGVISSSTGKGFLKKVVISPVQYEK
- the yidC gene encoding membrane protein insertase YidC, with amino-acid sequence MEKRLLLAIVISFLIIFLYQRFFLKPPEPEKLKESKLIEKIKEKKQPEIQKIKTEKETGEFIEKNVVEEKNIKEIKVETSLFSATFLNKGGVLKSLKMKKYKDEKGSNLELISQKNNDNLLPLSLKTGSSEIDKILNTSLYSPSEENITLKNGQRKDLIFYFSDGKSISGKKKYSFTGGIYTMDIENEIYINNEKKNYSIILTPRIGNPPEEDLKSHREYIVFLNLNNLKRIDTKKLKDGKLYDGYLTWAAYDSTYFTEIAIVNEQSSISIITPNSNKSNEKYLKIFKPNSIYFGPKDYDLLRSMGNQMEKVIDFGFFGIIAKILLKALKSIHSFIPNYGFSIILLTLILKVILFPLTWSSSISMAKMQKIQPKMKAIREKYRKYKTDPEQRKKMNEEIMKLYKSEGINPAGGCLPLILQIPILWGFFNLLSKSIEMRHQPFIFWIKDLSKKDPYFVTPILMGATQFILQKMTPTGGDPAQRKLMMFMPVFMTIFFLNFQSGLVLYWLTQNILQIGQQYLINKFIYKKEHGEKRIQRKKS
- the yidD gene encoding membrane protein insertion efficiency factor YidD, coding for MKKTILFLIKLYKQFLSPFLGDNCRFYPSCSSYTYEAIEKYGVLKGVFLGTKRILKCHPFHPGGIDLLK